The following proteins are co-located in the Haloplanus sp. HW8-1 genome:
- a CDS encoding tyrosine-type recombinase/integrase: protein MSDEERQLILEFVDANDSRRNTYQMPDGKVKEDGTLARYARALCRVARDLEPALTEATAYDINSLMDAYLNGNVAGVKDDGLESSTVRNFQGPTRRFYLYHDELGVDREEIHFAEQDESSVDERDMFSKEDVQALREEAKRRGSRDICLVDLLLYTGQRRSAILNLRLKDVKPEDGIFYLNDDDGDLKGAKGKRPLLGANKTVRDWVRQHPTGDPDDYLITHKHDQSNRDGVEPGDKLDPSTLYRQLQRIGDAAGVDKPVNAHNFRHYFVTVCKRDYGMDNDNIKHLIGHEPDSKVMERTYAHLTDEDHIEAAEVARGLRDPDKDSPLTPPVCDRCGEPLEGDWKSCPYCGLVYSPDAKEVEDKVSTDVKESYRQTDPDDTETQAKIDKLDELLDDPDVKAALLDKLADK from the coding sequence GTGAGCGACGAGGAGAGGCAGCTAATACTCGAATTTGTAGATGCGAACGACTCCCGTCGGAACACCTACCAAATGCCCGATGGAAAGGTCAAGGAAGACGGGACGCTCGCTCGCTACGCACGGGCGCTCTGCCGCGTGGCACGGGACTTGGAACCGGCGCTGACCGAAGCTACTGCCTACGACATCAACTCCCTGATGGACGCCTATCTCAACGGTAATGTTGCTGGCGTCAAGGACGATGGATTAGAAAGTAGCACTGTGCGGAACTTTCAGGGCCCTACTCGCCGCTTCTACCTCTACCACGATGAGTTAGGAGTTGACCGGGAGGAGATTCACTTTGCTGAACAAGACGAGTCTTCCGTCGACGAGCGGGATATGTTCTCCAAGGAGGATGTGCAGGCCCTCCGCGAAGAAGCCAAACGCCGCGGTTCTCGGGACATCTGTCTCGTCGATCTACTCCTCTACACCGGTCAACGACGGAGCGCGATTTTAAATCTCAGGCTCAAGGACGTGAAACCGGAAGATGGGATCTTCTATCTCAACGACGACGATGGTGACCTCAAGGGTGCGAAAGGCAAACGACCCCTCTTAGGTGCCAATAAGACCGTTCGTGACTGGGTTCGACAACATCCGACCGGCGATCCGGACGATTATCTCATCACGCACAAACACGATCAGAGCAATCGCGACGGCGTGGAGCCGGGAGACAAGCTAGATCCGAGTACCTTGTATCGACAGCTCCAGCGAATCGGGGACGCAGCCGGTGTGGACAAGCCAGTGAACGCTCACAACTTCCGCCACTACTTCGTGACGGTGTGTAAGCGGGACTATGGCATGGACAACGACAACATAAAGCACCTGATCGGACACGAACCCGACAGCAAGGTGATGGAACGCACCTATGCTCACCTCACTGATGAGGATCACATTGAGGCCGCCGAGGTGGCTCGAGGACTCCGCGATCCCGACAAGGACAGTCCGCTCACGCCGCCGGTGTGTGATCGTTGCGGGGAACCACTAGAGGGCGATTGGAAGTCCTGCCCCTATTGTGGGTTGGTGTACTCACCGGACGCCAAAGAGGTGGAGGACAAGGTCAGCACCGATGTAAAAGAGTCCTACAGGCAAACAGATCCCGACGATACGGAGACGCAAGCGAAGATAGACAAGCTGGATGAACTGTTGGATGATCCCGACGTGAAAGCTGCACTTTTGGACAAATTGGCCGACAAATGA
- a CDS encoding cupin domain-containing protein, translating into MPQTHTLVGYEDVDPVGGGLHLLRDALDCTNLGVSVLDVESGWSGKAHDHADDGQEEVYVLVEGAATATVDGETVSMSAGDALRVGPDATRRIDAEADSVFVIAGAP; encoded by the coding sequence ATGCCACAGACACACACGCTCGTCGGCTACGAGGACGTCGATCCGGTCGGTGGCGGCCTGCATCTCCTGCGTGACGCGCTCGACTGTACGAACCTCGGCGTATCGGTACTGGACGTCGAGTCCGGGTGGAGCGGCAAAGCACACGATCACGCCGACGACGGTCAGGAGGAAGTGTACGTCCTCGTCGAGGGGGCGGCGACGGCGACCGTCGACGGCGAGACGGTGTCAATGTCGGCGGGCGACGCGCTGCGTGTCGGCCCCGACGCGACTCGACGGATCGACGCCGAGGCGGACTCGGTGTTCGTGATCGCGGGTGCGCCCTAG
- a CDS encoding OsmC family protein produces MRTGGGTVGLGSGAYQGPYAFGARYEDADGTDPEELVGAAEAGCFAMALANALAEDGFTPESIHTTVSVDPDARPHRRRDRTGGRPEPSGQSLPVLSSSSTTVDVPA; encoded by the coding sequence CTGCGGACGGGTGGCGGGACCGTCGGCCTCGGTAGCGGCGCGTACCAGGGCCCGTACGCGTTCGGCGCCCGCTACGAGGACGCCGACGGAACGGATCCCGAGGAACTCGTCGGCGCGGCCGAGGCGGGCTGTTTCGCCATGGCGCTGGCGAACGCCCTCGCCGAGGACGGCTTCACGCCCGAGAGCATCCACACCACGGTGAGTGTCGACCCCGACGCTAGGCCACACCGTCGACGGGATCGGACCGGCGGTCGACCCGAACCGAGCGGTCAGTCGCTCCCCGTCCTCTCCTCGTCCTCGACGACCGTCGACGTCCCGGCGTAG
- a CDS encoding DUF309 domain-containing protein, with protein MDDHTRDNTVGPPTSGDPTGWDNGRGPSNGWEHGTLRRAVIHGVRLYNAGEYHEAHDCFEAEWFNYGSGSTESAFLHGMVQVAAGAYKHVDFENDDGMRSLFETALQYLHGVPDDYYGVDLCDVRATLRAALDDPAVIDGWKIELDGEHPVAVDWDREYAERLE; from the coding sequence ATGGACGACCACACCCGAGACAACACTGTGGGCCCCCCAACCTCGGGAGATCCCACCGGGTGGGATAACGGCCGTGGACCGTCTAACGGGTGGGAACACGGAACGCTCCGACGAGCAGTAATTCATGGGGTGCGCCTCTACAACGCCGGCGAGTATCATGAGGCGCACGATTGTTTTGAAGCAGAGTGGTTCAACTACGGGAGTGGATCAACGGAAAGTGCCTTCCTCCACGGAATGGTGCAGGTCGCGGCGGGCGCGTACAAGCACGTCGACTTCGAGAACGATGACGGGATGCGGAGCCTCTTCGAGACGGCGCTTCAGTATCTCCACGGTGTCCCCGACGACTACTACGGGGTCGACCTCTGCGACGTGCGGGCCACCCTTCGGGCCGCGCTTGACGACCCGGCTGTTATCGACGGATGGAAAATCGAACTTGATGGAGAGCATCCGGTTGCGGTGGACTGGGACCGCGAGTACGCCGAGCGATTAGAGTGA
- a CDS encoding site-specific integrase produces MRTFRILLRFCENINGVADGVTSSLSIPKAGRHERSRDVSLSEQRAERILDYLGTYEYGSLRHVLFHLLWNLGCRIGGVRALDLGDFHEDGPDGPFIEFVHRPDARTPLKNKWRSERKPPIRDDLRDLLVDYIDRTRHDVTDEYGREPLLTTEQGRPARSTIQRNVYAVTRPCYYTNECPRDRDLDECEEVGEYNTASKCPSSHSPHALRRGSATRDLNDGMPEEMASDRLDMSPEVLREHYNAQTEEDKRGLQREFLDNM; encoded by the coding sequence ATGCGTACCTTCCGTATCTTGCTGCGGTTCTGCGAGAACATCAACGGCGTCGCTGACGGCGTGACCTCCAGTCTCTCTATCCCGAAGGCGGGTCGCCACGAGCGATCACGGGACGTCTCGCTCTCCGAACAGCGCGCCGAGCGTATCCTCGACTACCTCGGCACCTACGAGTACGGCTCGCTCCGGCACGTCCTATTCCACCTGCTGTGGAACCTCGGCTGTCGCATCGGCGGCGTCCGGGCGCTTGACCTTGGAGACTTCCACGAGGACGGTCCTGATGGCCCCTTCATCGAATTTGTCCATCGGCCCGACGCGAGGACCCCGCTCAAGAACAAGTGGCGCTCCGAGCGCAAGCCGCCGATTCGTGACGACCTGCGCGACCTGTTGGTGGACTACATCGACCGGACTCGGCACGACGTGACCGACGAGTATGGACGTGAGCCGCTTCTGACGACGGAGCAGGGTCGCCCGGCGCGGTCTACGATTCAGCGGAACGTGTACGCCGTGACGCGACCGTGCTACTACACGAACGAGTGCCCGCGCGACCGCGACCTCGATGAGTGCGAGGAAGTCGGTGAATACAATACTGCCTCGAAGTGTCCGTCGTCACACTCGCCGCACGCGCTTCGGCGCGGTTCCGCGACTCGGGACTTGAACGACGGGATGCCGGAGGAGATGGCGAGTGACCGACTGGACATGTCGCCGGAGGTGCTTCGGGAACACTACAACGCGCAGACCGAGGAGGACAAGCGAGGATTACAGCGGGAGTTCTTGGACAACATGTAG
- a CDS encoding protein-tyrosine phosphatase family protein: MYNFAPAAEDERIVFGACRPNHPPRAPPDSSVDDWVQYMQERDVERVCCLLDETQLSEYDDPLDTYAAAFGEDRVTHAPIEDFSVVDRRTLHETILPFLDVSNAASERVVVHCSAGSGRTGHVLALWLAHDRGCSIEDAVAEVRRMGRRPLEAASRTDLRALR; the protein is encoded by the coding sequence ATGTACAATTTCGCTCCGGCGGCCGAGGACGAACGGATCGTCTTCGGCGCCTGTCGTCCGAATCACCCACCACGAGCGCCACCCGACAGTTCGGTCGACGATTGGGTGCAATATATGCAGGAACGAGACGTCGAACGCGTCTGCTGTCTACTCGACGAGACACAGCTGAGCGAGTACGACGACCCCCTCGACACCTACGCGGCGGCGTTCGGTGAGGATCGCGTGACGCACGCGCCGATCGAGGATTTCAGCGTCGTCGATCGACGGACGCTCCACGAGACGATCCTGCCGTTTCTCGACGTGTCGAACGCCGCCTCGGAACGAGTCGTCGTCCACTGTTCGGCGGGCTCGGGTCGAACGGGACACGTACTGGCGCTCTGGCTGGCACACGATCGAGGCTGTAGCATCGAGGACGCCGTCGCCGAAGTACGTCGAATGGGACGCCGACCGCTCGAGGCCGCGAGTAGGACAGACTTGCGCGCGTTACGGTAG
- a CDS encoding long-chain-fatty-acid--CoA ligase, translated as MQKPLLVTDFLDRARNYYGDHEAVVATTGERYTYDELGERADRFSAALQARGIEKGDRVAVLDPNTHYHLEAAYGIMQLGAIHTPLNYRLTPDDFEYILDDAGVDAIYADHEYAEKIAAIRDDVPTETFVTNDPEAVDGDWEGFDAVVSAAGTAYDRPEMDETEVITINYTSGTTGDPKGVMRSHRCETLHAYLTTIHQGIADDDVYLWTLPMFHVNGWGHIFAITGMGAKHVCTRGIDAEWILETIAAEDVSYLCGAPTVLNMLSDYYHDNDVPTSGDNDVRIATAGSAPPEATIRTVEDEFGWYLKHVYGATETGPLVTTSDARRLFDDASGDRFAVKKRQGLGFLGTEIRVVDEDGEDVPPDDETIGEVVVRGNQVMEGYWENPEATEEAFSDRIDGYYHMGDLATVDENGMIAIQDRKKDIIVSGGENISSIELEDTLFEHPQVSDVAVIPAPSEKWGEEPKAFVVPEGGDPNAPGVTAAELIAFTRDNLAGFKTVGQVEFVAGLPTTATGKVQKYELRSEEWEDEDRMIGEG; from the coding sequence ATGCAGAAACCGCTCTTGGTGACCGACTTCCTCGACAGGGCCCGTAACTACTACGGCGACCACGAGGCGGTAGTGGCGACGACCGGAGAACGGTACACGTACGACGAACTCGGCGAGCGCGCGGATCGGTTCTCGGCCGCCCTCCAGGCCCGCGGAATCGAGAAGGGCGACCGGGTGGCGGTGCTCGATCCGAACACGCACTACCACCTCGAAGCGGCCTACGGGATCATGCAACTGGGCGCGATTCACACCCCGCTCAACTACCGTCTGACGCCCGACGACTTCGAGTACATCCTCGACGACGCGGGGGTCGACGCCATCTACGCCGATCACGAGTACGCGGAGAAGATAGCGGCCATCAGGGACGACGTCCCGACGGAGACGTTCGTTACGAACGACCCCGAGGCCGTCGACGGCGACTGGGAGGGGTTCGACGCTGTCGTCTCGGCGGCCGGAACCGCCTACGACCGCCCCGAGATGGACGAAACCGAGGTGATCACCATCAACTACACCTCGGGAACCACGGGCGATCCGAAAGGCGTGATGCGAAGCCACCGGTGTGAGACCCTCCACGCTTACCTCACGACGATCCACCAGGGGATCGCGGACGACGACGTCTATCTCTGGACGCTCCCGATGTTCCACGTCAACGGCTGGGGACATATCTTCGCGATCACGGGCATGGGCGCGAAGCACGTCTGCACCCGCGGGATCGACGCCGAGTGGATCCTCGAGACGATCGCCGCGGAGGACGTCTCCTATCTCTGTGGTGCCCCGACGGTGTTGAACATGCTGAGCGACTACTACCACGACAACGACGTCCCCACGAGCGGCGACAACGACGTCCGCATCGCAACGGCGGGATCGGCGCCGCCGGAGGCCACCATCCGCACCGTCGAAGACGAGTTCGGCTGGTATCTCAAACACGTCTACGGCGCCACCGAGACCGGGCCGCTGGTCACCACCTCCGACGCCCGTCGCCTGTTCGACGACGCGAGCGGCGACCGTTTCGCGGTCAAGAAGCGACAGGGGCTCGGCTTCCTGGGGACGGAGATTCGGGTCGTCGACGAGGACGGCGAGGACGTTCCCCCGGACGACGAGACGATCGGGGAAGTGGTCGTCCGTGGCAACCAGGTGATGGAGGGCTACTGGGAGAACCCCGAGGCCACCGAGGAGGCGTTCAGCGACCGGATCGACGGCTACTACCACATGGGCGATCTGGCGACGGTCGACGAGAACGGCATGATCGCCATTCAGGACCGCAAGAAAGATATCATCGTCTCGGGCGGGGAGAACATCTCCAGCATCGAACTGGAGGACACGCTGTTCGAGCATCCGCAGGTGTCGGACGTCGCGGTGATCCCCGCCCCGAGCGAGAAGTGGGGTGAGGAGCCGAAGGCGTTCGTCGTCCCGGAGGGTGGCGACCCCAACGCACCCGGAGTCACCGCGGCGGAACTGATCGCGTTCACCCGCGACAACCTCGCGGGCTTCAAGACCGTCGGGCAGGTCGAGTTCGTCGCCGGTCTCCCCACCACCGCCACGGGCAAGGTCCAGAAGTACGAACTCCGGTCCGAGGAGTGGGAGGACGAGGATCGGATGATCGGCGAAGGGTGA
- a CDS encoding IS5 family transposase, translated as MDALPKSRLLRFVEQAMHLARRAVTRYSSKFSKRRYTLHQHIVLLCLKVRKNTTYRTLLDELIEMPRIRKAIDLEELPSPSTLCKAFNRLGMAVWRVLLNLSVTLLPTNGVVGIDASGFDRSHASKHYTKRTKLTIQQLKVTLLVDTRVNAIIDLHVTTTRKHDSQIAPSLIQRNTDEVAILLGDKGYDDQKIRTLAREDGIRPVIKHREFSPLHKAWNARLDADIYGQRSQNETVNSRIKRKYGAFVRSRRWWKQFRELVVGCLTHNIDKAL; from the coding sequence ATGGATGCCCTCCCGAAGTCGCGGTTACTCCGGTTTGTTGAGCAAGCGATGCACTTGGCTCGGCGAGCTGTCACTCGATACTCCTCGAAGTTCTCTAAACGCCGGTACACACTCCACCAGCACATCGTTCTGCTCTGTCTCAAAGTGCGGAAGAATACGACGTACCGGACGCTTCTCGACGAACTCATCGAGATGCCCCGCATTCGGAAAGCCATCGATCTTGAGGAACTCCCGTCTCCTTCGACATTGTGTAAGGCGTTTAACCGCCTTGGTATGGCTGTTTGGCGGGTTCTTCTCAATCTCTCAGTCACGCTTCTCCCGACCAACGGTGTCGTCGGGATTGACGCCTCTGGATTCGACCGCAGTCACGCCTCGAAACACTACACGAAACGAACGAAGCTGACGATTCAACAGTTGAAAGTTACACTTCTCGTGGACACGAGAGTGAACGCAATCATCGACTTACACGTGACTACGACCAGAAAGCACGACTCACAGATCGCGCCGTCGCTCATCCAGCGGAATACCGATGAAGTAGCGATTCTCCTCGGTGACAAGGGATACGACGACCAGAAGATTCGCACGTTAGCTCGTGAAGATGGTATTCGTCCGGTCATCAAACATCGAGAATTTTCGCCGCTCCACAAGGCGTGGAACGCTCGGCTGGACGCCGACATCTACGGGCAACGGAGTCAGAACGAGACGGTGAACTCTCGTATTAAACGGAAATATGGCGCATTCGTCCGCTCACGACGTTGGTGGAAGCAGTTTCGTGAACTCGTTGTCGGCTGTCTCACTCATAACATCGACAAGGCGCTCTGA
- a CDS encoding SIMPL domain-containing protein, with the protein MQRHALVAAGLAVLLVVAGCSAGSSSPSTATDATGTPASDSTIHVAGSGSADAEPNQAVVRVSVVARGEDAATARRRLAENTSRMRGALREIGVGEDRIVTQRYDIYQDRRRPREEGDDPRIQYRASHDFEITVSDPDRVGDVVDTAVANGATEVDDVTFTLSTERRRELERRARSAAMADARAKAETLADDANLTVTGVTVIRTSSVGDPRPAEEGAYMTETPAATGAPPSDLESGPVTVRATVQVVYEAGAAEHTTEGR; encoded by the coding sequence ATGCAACGACACGCACTGGTCGCGGCGGGACTCGCAGTCCTACTCGTGGTCGCCGGCTGTTCGGCCGGTTCGTCGTCACCCTCGACGGCGACCGACGCGACGGGTACGCCGGCCTCGGACAGTACCATTCACGTCGCCGGTAGCGGGAGCGCCGATGCGGAACCGAACCAAGCGGTCGTCAGAGTGTCCGTCGTCGCGAGGGGTGAGGACGCGGCGACCGCTCGTCGCCGTCTCGCCGAGAACACCTCGCGAATGCGGGGCGCCCTCCGGGAGATCGGCGTCGGCGAAGATCGGATCGTCACCCAGCGGTACGACATCTATCAGGATCGCCGTCGGCCGCGCGAGGAGGGTGACGACCCCCGCATCCAGTACCGGGCCTCCCACGACTTCGAGATCACCGTGTCCGACCCGGACCGCGTGGGCGACGTCGTCGACACGGCCGTCGCCAACGGCGCCACCGAGGTCGACGACGTGACGTTCACGCTCTCGACCGAGCGCCGGCGCGAACTCGAACGGCGGGCCCGGAGCGCCGCGATGGCCGACGCCCGGGCCAAAGCCGAGACGCTCGCCGACGACGCCAACCTCACCGTCACGGGCGTGACCGTGATCCGGACGTCGAGCGTCGGCGACCCCCGTCCCGCGGAGGAGGGCGCATACATGACCGAGACGCCCGCCGCCACCGGCGCCCCACCCTCGGATCTCGAATCCGGCCCCGTCACCGTCCGGGCGACCGTTCAGGTCGTGTACGAGGCAGGGGCCGCGGAGCACACGACCGAGGGCCGATAG
- a CDS encoding pyruvoyl-dependent arginine decarboxylase → MSDTIEVVWGHGDAGTPLSAFDAALAGAGIHNYNLVTYSSVIPPGRAVARTGRTEAAYGVGAPVGVVLAAAETTRPSDTVAAGLGWARAEEGGVLMESTAGSAEAVRADLREKLADARRLRDWNWEEERRLEVREHTVDRTGAVVVAAVYGPLAYAEDDAAPVR, encoded by the coding sequence ATGAGCGACACCATCGAGGTGGTGTGGGGCCACGGCGACGCCGGCACGCCGCTGAGCGCGTTCGACGCCGCGCTGGCCGGCGCGGGCATCCACAACTACAACCTCGTCACCTACTCCTCCGTCATCCCGCCCGGGCGAGCGGTCGCCCGCACCGGCCGGACCGAGGCCGCGTACGGCGTCGGGGCGCCGGTCGGGGTGGTGCTCGCGGCCGCCGAGACGACGCGGCCGAGCGACACCGTCGCCGCCGGCCTCGGGTGGGCCCGCGCCGAAGAGGGCGGCGTCCTCATGGAGAGCACCGCGGGATCGGCGGAGGCGGTACGGGCCGACCTCCGGGAGAAACTCGCCGACGCCCGCCGACTCCGGGACTGGAACTGGGAGGAGGAACGGCGACTGGAGGTGCGCGAACACACTGTCGACCGGACGGGAGCGGTGGTCGTCGCCGCGGTGTACGGGCCGCTGGCGTACGCCGAGGACGACGCGGCCCCCGTCCGCTGA
- a CDS encoding DUF6884 domain-containing protein: protein MNILVISGCSGDKQFDEAPIGCEELDSTSRDDLLETYPDYVAPAAEMYTGDEHERVRQAVANLRSYANVTWRIVSAGYGVVAENERIVAYDCTLSDINAVRDRAKRMGHDPSALTIDETRQAVGRELNLSADLKGELAEGYDLVFVTLSEPYLVATGEAFTELLERAVVFVFASKGAKPYVGDGYWVPATEEVRASLGTTWFELRGELLWTFSESVDETALAQLAATPESVEEFVSPISVHESE, encoded by the coding sequence ATGAATATTCTCGTGATCTCGGGCTGCTCCGGCGACAAGCAGTTCGACGAGGCGCCGATCGGTTGCGAGGAGCTCGACTCAACCAGTCGAGACGACTTACTGGAAACGTATCCCGACTACGTTGCCCCTGCAGCCGAAATGTACACCGGGGACGAACACGAACGTGTCCGGCAAGCGGTAGCGAATCTGCGATCTTACGCGAACGTAACGTGGCGAATCGTTTCGGCCGGATACGGGGTGGTGGCTGAAAACGAGCGGATCGTCGCGTACGATTGCACACTCAGCGACATCAACGCTGTCCGTGATCGTGCGAAACGGATGGGCCACGATCCTTCAGCACTCACGATCGACGAGACGCGACAGGCCGTTGGTCGGGAATTGAACCTCTCGGCGGATTTGAAGGGGGAATTGGCTGAAGGCTACGATCTCGTATTCGTCACGCTCAGTGAGCCGTACCTCGTGGCGACCGGTGAGGCGTTCACCGAGTTGCTGGAAAGGGCGGTTGTGTTCGTGTTCGCGTCGAAGGGAGCCAAACCGTACGTCGGTGACGGGTACTGGGTACCCGCGACGGAGGAGGTAAGGGCTTCGCTCGGGACGACATGGTTCGAGCTTCGCGGGGAATTGCTCTGGACATTCTCGGAGAGCGTGGATGAAACGGCGTTAGCACAGCTCGCGGCGACGCCCGAGTCTGTGGAAGAGTTCGTCTCACCGATCAGCGTTCACGAAAGCGAGTGA
- a CDS encoding gamma carbonic anhydrase family protein, with the protein MVLRAVDGVEPTIHEDAYVDDAAVVIGDVTLEPDASVWPNATLRGDQPIVIREGANVQDNAVCHEDAVVGRHATVGHTAIVHAATVEERALVGMGAIVLDDATVGERAIVAAGSVVTEGTDVPPETLVAGTPAEVIKEIPDSSWQEAADHYVEKADLYAGTSTVVEDEERTGSD; encoded by the coding sequence ATGGTACTGAGAGCAGTCGATGGCGTCGAACCGACGATCCACGAGGACGCGTACGTCGACGATGCGGCGGTCGTGATCGGCGACGTGACTCTCGAACCCGACGCCTCCGTCTGGCCGAACGCCACGCTCCGTGGCGACCAGCCGATCGTGATTCGCGAGGGGGCGAACGTACAGGACAACGCCGTCTGTCACGAGGACGCGGTCGTCGGCCGGCACGCCACCGTCGGCCACACCGCCATCGTCCACGCGGCGACGGTCGAAGAGCGGGCACTGGTCGGGATGGGTGCGATCGTCCTCGACGATGCGACGGTCGGGGAGAGGGCTATCGTCGCCGCCGGAAGCGTCGTCACCGAGGGGACCGACGTTCCCCCCGAGACGCTGGTCGCGGGGACACCCGCCGAGGTAATCAAGGAGATTCCCGACTCGTCGTGGCAGGAAGCGGCGGACCACTACGTCGAGAAGGCCGACCTCTACGCCGGGACGTCGACGGTCGTCGAGGACGAGGAGAGGACGGGGAGCGACTGA
- a CDS encoding succinylglutamate desuccinylase/aspartoacylase domain-containing protein codes for MRIREFGDDPEVAVVAAVHGDEPCGPRAVDDLLSDPPEFRRPVKFVVANERALERDVRYLDDDLNRAFPGEADAESHERRLAKRLLTELDGCTTLALHSTQSYADPFALVDSVGPEKAALCAQLPLDAVVETDVYAGGRLIDYPGIVEVECGLQWSETATENARAVIDAFLAATGVFPEAAGVTPDDDVPIFRLTGQVPKAPADDYEVFVENFERVPAGVPFASADGEERVAEDPFYPVLMSADGYESVFGYAGERVGRLADVERDEPGDQSSREASSTSVRSRSSIQ; via the coding sequence ATGAGGATTCGAGAGTTCGGCGACGACCCCGAGGTGGCTGTCGTCGCGGCAGTCCACGGCGACGAACCCTGCGGCCCGCGGGCGGTCGACGACCTCCTGTCCGATCCACCCGAGTTTCGACGGCCGGTGAAGTTCGTCGTCGCCAACGAGCGCGCACTGGAACGGGACGTCCGGTATCTCGACGACGACCTCAACCGGGCGTTCCCCGGCGAGGCGGACGCGGAGAGTCACGAGCGACGACTGGCGAAACGGCTCCTGACGGAACTCGACGGCTGTACGACGCTCGCCCTCCACTCGACGCAGTCGTACGCCGATCCCTTCGCCCTGGTCGACAGCGTCGGCCCCGAGAAAGCGGCGTTGTGTGCGCAGTTACCCCTCGACGCGGTGGTCGAAACCGACGTGTACGCCGGCGGTCGCCTGATCGACTACCCCGGAATCGTCGAGGTGGAGTGTGGCCTGCAGTGGTCGGAGACGGCCACGGAGAACGCCCGAGCGGTGATCGACGCCTTCCTCGCGGCGACGGGCGTCTTTCCCGAGGCGGCCGGCGTGACCCCGGACGACGACGTACCGATCTTCCGTCTCACCGGCCAAGTCCCGAAGGCGCCCGCCGACGACTACGAGGTGTTCGTCGAGAACTTCGAGCGCGTGCCCGCCGGGGTGCCCTTCGCGTCGGCCGACGGCGAGGAGCGCGTGGCCGAGGATCCGTTCTATCCGGTCCTGATGTCGGCCGACGGCTACGAGAGCGTGTTCGGCTACGCCGGGGAGCGTGTGGGACGCCTCGCCGACGTCGAGAGGGACGAGCCGGGCGATCAGTCCTCGCGGGAGGCGAGTTCGACCAGCGTGAGGTCACGGTCGAGCATACAGTAG
- a CDS encoding HNH endonuclease translates to MEHRDIGMTRGAEDWLDAVRKELAQYQEQNDERVVHLGEIYDFSEQRLVSKFPENDHVRAKIRQMLQRLRDRGEVDFLDEDGTYRINDLDLNDEIDRESSEADESRTPDPDSEPQLTEDEERFTETLRRARDSDFIEAVREAYNRTCVVCGSSRETPDGQPEVEAAHIYPKSEGGADDVRNGVALCRLHHWAFDTGWLAFTDDHEVLVKDVPEREGYYEFKQLEGNSLVLPEEGGVEPHPTYLQEHRELHGF, encoded by the coding sequence ATGGAACATCGGGACATCGGGATGACACGCGGTGCCGAAGACTGGCTTGATGCCGTAAGAAAGGAACTTGCACAGTATCAGGAACAGAACGATGAACGAGTCGTCCATCTCGGAGAGATCTACGACTTCTCGGAGCAACGACTGGTATCGAAGTTTCCGGAAAACGACCATGTGAGGGCAAAGATCAGGCAAATGCTTCAGCGACTGCGTGATAGGGGGGAAGTCGATTTTCTGGACGAAGATGGGACCTACCGAATCAACGACTTGGACCTCAACGACGAAATCGACCGGGAGAGTTCGGAAGCCGATGAGTCACGTACACCGGACCCCGATTCGGAACCGCAACTGACCGAAGATGAAGAACGTTTTACGGAAACTCTCCGTCGGGCACGCGATTCCGATTTCATCGAGGCTGTCAGAGAAGCGTACAATCGGACCTGCGTAGTCTGTGGCAGTAGCCGAGAGACTCCCGACGGACAGCCCGAAGTCGAAGCCGCCCACATCTATCCGAAATCAGAGGGCGGTGCGGACGACGTTCGTAACGGCGTCGCTCTGTGCCGACTCCACCATTGGGCGTTCGACACCGGCTGGCTCGCGTTTACTGACGACCACGAGGTTCTGGTGAAGGATGTACCCGAACGCGAAGGGTACTACGAGTTCAAGCAGTTAGAAGGGAACTCGCTGGTGCTTCCCGAGGAGGGTGGCGTGGAACCCCACCCGACGTATCTACAAGAACACCGCGAACTGCACGGGTTTTGA